One genomic segment of Brevinema andersonii includes these proteins:
- a CDS encoding GPW/gp25 family protein: MVKITDIALTTEGEISLEYDNIGLVSGTECILQDIKTRLMTDKRALFYDPSFGSGLLRYIHASADEGTLLELKAVIKEALEQEPRVKEGSVRVKTFLNKEGVLSASITLTLVDDNSLNLILSLDKEITLYEA; this comes from the coding sequence ATGGTAAAAATTACCGATATCGCACTCACTACAGAAGGAGAGATTAGCTTAGAGTACGACAACATAGGGTTGGTCTCAGGAACAGAATGTATTTTACAGGATATTAAGACGAGACTCATGACAGATAAGAGAGCGTTGTTCTATGACCCAAGCTTTGGGTCGGGACTTCTCCGTTACATCCATGCGTCGGCAGATGAAGGAACCTTGCTGGAACTGAAAGCTGTGATTAAGGAAGCATTAGAACAGGAACCAAGAGTCAAAGAAGGGTCCGTAAGAGTAAAAACCTTCTTAAATAAAGAGGGGGTGCTTTCCGCGTCTATCACTTTGACTCTAGTGGATGACAACTCCCTTAACCTTATCCTGTCTCTCGATAAAGAAATAACTCTATACGAGGCCTAA
- a CDS encoding baseplate J/gp47 family protein: METVAAFIFHIYESLNHLLPNLFTHSASGNWLDQHAEQVGLHRIQSQSAEGYVIFSRTDTTGNLTISKDKVVATKPNTQGKVLRYRVKDSIVLKDGQTNMKVWVVAENPGSSYNVGAGQITEMLTPISGIDAVTNASDWLETIGLDRESDNSLRERCLAQWQGLSGANAAAYIAWAKQVPGIEHVLPIATARGLGTVDVVITGTGNTQPSETVISEVQKIIDAHKPIGTDVLVKAPEEIFINPIVSITADPHSFVDTEEVKGIITAFFNNMPIGKDFEPSELVATVFQSKNIKAATVVRPGTINIANIQIARKGILEVEVINE, from the coding sequence GTGGAAACGGTAGCTGCCTTTATTTTCCATATTTATGAATCGTTAAATCATCTCCTTCCCAATCTCTTTACGCATAGCGCCTCAGGAAATTGGCTGGACCAACATGCGGAGCAAGTAGGTCTTCATAGAATACAATCCCAATCTGCTGAGGGATATGTTATATTCTCCCGTACAGATACAACAGGGAATCTTACCATTAGCAAAGACAAAGTAGTGGCCACGAAACCCAACACACAGGGAAAAGTGTTACGCTATCGTGTAAAAGACAGTATAGTCTTAAAAGATGGACAAACGAATATGAAAGTATGGGTGGTTGCTGAAAATCCTGGAAGTTCCTATAACGTGGGAGCAGGACAGATTACAGAAATGTTGACTCCGATTTCTGGAATTGACGCTGTAACAAACGCATCAGACTGGTTAGAAACCATAGGGTTAGATAGAGAAAGTGACAACTCTCTGAGAGAGCGATGTTTGGCCCAGTGGCAAGGATTAAGCGGTGCCAATGCCGCTGCATACATTGCCTGGGCTAAGCAAGTTCCAGGAATTGAACACGTATTGCCTATTGCGACAGCTAGAGGTTTGGGAACAGTCGACGTTGTCATTACAGGAACAGGCAATACACAGCCTTCGGAAACAGTGATTTCCGAAGTACAGAAAATTATTGATGCTCATAAACCGATTGGAACCGATGTGTTAGTCAAGGCTCCGGAAGAAATTTTTATTAATCCTATTGTTTCCATCACGGCAGACCCTCATTCTTTTGTCGATACCGAAGAAGTAAAGGGAATCATTACTGCTTTCTTTAATAACATGCCTATAGGCAAAGATTTTGAACCTTCAGAATTGGTTGCTACTGTTTTCCAATCAAAAAATATTAAGGCAGCAACGGTTGTTCGTCCAGGAACAATAAACATTGCAAATATTCAGATTGCCCGAAAAGGGATATTGGAGGTAGAGGTAATCAATGAATGA